In a genomic window of Streptomyces noursei ATCC 11455:
- a CDS encoding GNAT family N-acetyltransferase, which translates to MRPTTRTAPAHDGELAITAAPLDLWHEIVGWTADEGWNPGEGDISHFHPTDPDGFFLGRLGDRTVSALSIVNYSDDYAFLGFYLVAPGLRGQGLGLATWRAAFPHAGARTVGLDAVPAQQATYRRAGFTPAHDTLRYTGRPTPGARPSPDTHPVTAAHLDAITAYDRRCFPADRRDFVARWLTAPGHTARVHLRDGRVAGYGVLRPAHSGHRIGPLFADTPETAEALFDALTAHLDPADEVSIDVPEPRTPAHTLATARGLTPRSHTVRMYTGPVPSADAAHTFGVTSLELG; encoded by the coding sequence ATGCGACCGACCACCCGCACCGCCCCGGCCCACGACGGCGAACTCGCCATCACCGCGGCCCCGTTGGACCTCTGGCACGAGATCGTCGGCTGGACCGCCGACGAGGGCTGGAACCCGGGCGAGGGCGACATCAGCCACTTCCACCCCACCGACCCCGACGGCTTCTTCCTCGGCCGCCTCGGCGACCGCACGGTCTCGGCCCTCTCGATCGTCAACTACTCCGACGACTACGCCTTCTTGGGCTTCTACCTCGTCGCCCCCGGTCTCCGCGGTCAGGGCCTCGGCCTCGCCACCTGGCGCGCCGCCTTCCCGCACGCCGGGGCCCGGACCGTCGGCCTGGACGCGGTCCCCGCCCAGCAGGCCACCTACCGTCGGGCCGGCTTCACCCCCGCGCACGACACCCTCCGCTACACCGGCCGCCCCACCCCCGGCGCCCGGCCCTCGCCCGACACCCACCCGGTCACCGCCGCCCACCTCGACGCGATCACCGCATATGACCGCCGCTGTTTCCCCGCGGACCGCCGCGACTTCGTCGCCCGCTGGCTGACCGCCCCCGGCCACACCGCCCGGGTCCACCTCCGGGACGGCCGGGTCGCCGGCTACGGCGTGCTCCGCCCGGCCCACTCCGGCCACCGCATCGGCCCGCTCTTCGCCGACACCCCGGAGACCGCGGAGGCCCTCTTCGACGCCCTCACCGCCCACCTCGACCCCGCGGACGAGGTCAGCATCGACGTCCCCGAACCCCGCACCCCCGCCCACACGTTGGCCACCGCCCGCGGCCTGACCCCCCGTTCCCACACCGTCCGCATGTACACCGGCCCGGTCCCGTCCGCGGACGCCGCGCACACCTTCGGCGTCACCAGCCTCGAACTGGGCTGA
- a CDS encoding SpoIIE family protein phosphatase produces MNAWNAATSADFRGPLDVTRAATAVLDARGLVIGWSAAARKLLGYAPEEIIGRPIGTFLPDAADAAAAAGAEKPSPAEMVNIETRTARHADGHRLSVAITMCPLADTLPAAPRGPARVMVATALDDLRYWESRQAMLHGLATQSPVGLAIYDEALRLTWFNTSYGREIGLPLRQLIGKRADELYPGEFVTEGYPHTLHTVMGHVLATGEPFLDLHFVGEQPTDPGTKHVWSCSYYRLQDPDGRVLGVCEDSFDITDRYQAQRRLNLLVEAGRRIGTTLDMVGTAREVTAVAVPDFAATVTVDLLRSVLEGGDPEPGEGGMPELVRVAARSRDDPPDRPPLPPHPIVYQRGTLPYRSLSSGGLIRTERAIVVPLRAGGTLMGLVAFDRGDSSSVFDGGEIDLADELVIRAAVSIDNARRFAREHAAALTLQRNLLPQRLPPQSAVDMAYRYLPSDDRAGVGGDWFDVIGLSGTRVGLVVGDVVGHGLQAAATMGRLRTTVRALARMDLAPDELLSRLDDLVGQTPEERAAGAVVEPAPDDVATGVTCLYAVYDPVSRHCTTARAGHPPPVLVAPGGEVSFPDLPAGPPLGLGGLPFESWETELPAGSLLALFTDGLLRGRDRDVDTGLALLGEVLRENHRPLEELCDRAVAQLLPSGAAPDDAALLLVRTRELDARQVAAWELPAEPAAVSTARELATRQLAEWGLAELSYATELAVSELVTNAVRHASGPVHLRLLRDLALVTEVSDTGHTSPHLRYAASDDEGGRGLFIVAQLVQRWGTRYTPFGKTIWMEQAFPPHYPGAPRPVG; encoded by the coding sequence ATGAACGCATGGAACGCGGCGACGAGCGCCGACTTCCGTGGTCCCCTCGACGTCACCAGGGCGGCCACAGCGGTTCTGGACGCCCGGGGACTGGTGATCGGGTGGAGCGCGGCGGCCCGGAAGCTGCTGGGGTACGCCCCGGAGGAGATCATCGGCCGGCCGATCGGCACGTTCCTGCCGGACGCCGCGGACGCGGCAGCCGCGGCGGGGGCCGAGAAGCCGTCGCCCGCGGAGATGGTCAACATCGAGACCCGGACCGCACGGCACGCCGACGGCCATCGTCTGTCGGTGGCGATCACGATGTGTCCGCTGGCCGACACTCTGCCGGCGGCCCCCCGGGGACCGGCCCGGGTGATGGTGGCGACCGCACTGGACGACCTGCGGTACTGGGAGTCGCGCCAGGCGATGCTGCACGGGCTGGCGACGCAGTCACCGGTGGGACTGGCCATCTACGACGAAGCGCTGCGCCTGACGTGGTTCAACACCTCGTACGGACGGGAGATCGGGCTGCCGCTGCGGCAGTTGATCGGCAAGCGGGCCGACGAACTGTATCCGGGCGAGTTCGTCACCGAGGGCTACCCGCACACCCTGCACACGGTGATGGGCCATGTGCTGGCCACCGGCGAGCCCTTCCTCGACCTGCACTTCGTCGGCGAGCAGCCCACCGACCCGGGCACCAAACACGTCTGGTCCTGCTCCTACTACCGGCTCCAGGACCCGGACGGGCGGGTGCTGGGCGTGTGCGAGGACTCCTTCGACATCACCGACCGCTATCAGGCGCAGCGCCGGCTGAACCTCCTGGTGGAGGCCGGCCGGCGGATCGGCACCACGCTGGACATGGTCGGCACCGCCCGGGAGGTGACGGCGGTCGCGGTACCGGACTTCGCGGCCACGGTCACCGTCGACCTGCTGCGGTCGGTGCTGGAGGGCGGGGATCCGGAACCGGGCGAGGGCGGGATGCCCGAGCTGGTCCGGGTCGCCGCCCGCTCCCGGGACGACCCGCCGGACCGGCCGCCGCTCCCGCCGCACCCGATCGTCTACCAGCGGGGCACGCTCCCGTACCGGAGCCTGTCGTCGGGCGGCCTGATCCGCACGGAGCGGGCGATCGTGGTGCCGCTGCGGGCCGGCGGCACCCTCATGGGGCTGGTGGCCTTCGACCGCGGGGACAGTTCGTCGGTCTTCGACGGCGGCGAGATCGACCTGGCCGACGAGTTGGTCATCCGGGCCGCGGTCTCGATCGACAACGCCCGCCGGTTCGCCCGCGAGCACGCCGCGGCGCTCACCCTCCAGCGCAATCTGCTGCCCCAGCGCCTGCCCCCGCAGTCCGCGGTGGACATGGCCTACCGCTATCTGCCCAGCGACGACCGGGCCGGGGTGGGCGGCGACTGGTTCGACGTGATCGGGCTGTCCGGCACCCGGGTCGGCCTGGTCGTCGGGGACGTGGTCGGGCACGGCCTCCAGGCCGCGGCCACCATGGGCCGGCTGCGGACGACCGTACGGGCGCTGGCCCGGATGGACCTGGCGCCCGACGAACTGCTGAGCCGGCTCGACGACCTGGTGGGGCAGACCCCGGAGGAGCGCGCGGCGGGAGCCGTCGTCGAACCCGCCCCGGACGACGTGGCCACCGGGGTGACCTGCCTGTACGCGGTCTACGACCCGGTGTCACGGCACTGCACGACGGCCCGGGCCGGGCATCCGCCGCCGGTGCTGGTGGCCCCCGGCGGCGAGGTGTCGTTCCCGGACCTGCCGGCCGGTCCCCCGCTGGGGCTGGGCGGCCTGCCGTTCGAGTCGTGGGAGACCGAGCTGCCGGCGGGCAGCCTGCTGGCGCTGTTCACCGACGGGCTGCTGCGCGGCCGGGACCGCGACGTCGACACCGGCCTGGCACTCCTCGGCGAGGTGCTGCGGGAGAACCACCGGCCGCTGGAGGAACTGTGCGACCGCGCGGTCGCACAACTGCTGCCGAGCGGGGCGGCGCCGGACGACGCGGCGCTGCTGCTGGTGCGGACCCGGGAACTGGACGCCCGGCAGGTGGCCGCCTGGGAGCTGCCCGCTGAGCCGGCCGCGGTGAGCACCGCCCGCGAACTGGCCACCCGGCAGCTGGCCGAGTGGGGTCTCGCGGAGCTGTCGTACGCGACCGAGCTGGCGGTCAGCGAGCTGGTCACCAATGCCGTCCGGCACGCCTCGGGACCGGTGCACCTGCGGCTGCTGCGGGATCTGGCGCTGGTCACGGAGGTCTCCGACACCGGCCACACCTCGCCGCACCTGCGGTACGCGGCGAGCGACGACGAGGGCGGCCGGGGGCTGTTCATCGTCGCGCAGCTGGTGCAGCGCTGGGGGACGCGGTACACGCCGTTCGGCAAGACGATCTGGATGGAGCAGGCGTTCCCGCCGCACTACCCGGGGGCCCCGCGGCCGGTCGGCTGA
- a CDS encoding hydrogenase maturation protein, giving the protein MRILLLADAFNSLTQRAYAELADRGHHLGVELVTRATPLAALVPRHAPDLIVAPMLTTVVPREVWSTWPCLIVHPGPLGDRGPSSVDWAVQQGAERWGVTVLQADDEMDGGDIWATADCPVPDVGKSDLYRNEIADAAIEALLTAVARFAVGTHRPEPQRTLPADRLLGRPRPRLRQEDRRIDWATDPTETVLRTLRAADSRPGVRDELLGGTWFLHGGHPEDTLTGRPGALLATRNGAVCRATADGAVWIPELRPARTPGGPAAVKLPATLALGDRLPPLPEIPAPLEAADGAPRTWSDIRYHEDGPAGFLRFSFPGGAMSTDHCRRLLAAYRHACTRPTSVLVLGGQRDFFSNGIHLNVIEAAADPAAESWANINAIDDLVEAVLTTTDRLVVAALGGNAAAGGAMLALAADEVWCRFAAVLNPHYRLMGLHGSEYWTYTLPRRVGPETAAHMRDRALPITAAHGQRLGLVDRIVDCTAQEFGDHTGRLARRLADSPGVQSRIAAKKARRESDEARRPLAAHRDDELARMRRTFFDPDAPYHALRRAFVRKEGPCGTPAHLNAGAPGASAMPGAHD; this is encoded by the coding sequence GTGCGCATCCTGCTCCTCGCCGACGCCTTCAACAGTCTGACGCAGCGCGCCTACGCCGAACTCGCCGACCGCGGCCACCACCTCGGCGTCGAACTGGTCACCCGCGCCACACCACTGGCCGCGCTGGTGCCCCGGCACGCCCCCGACCTGATCGTCGCGCCGATGCTCACCACGGTCGTCCCCCGCGAGGTCTGGTCCACCTGGCCCTGCCTGATCGTGCACCCCGGGCCGCTCGGCGACCGCGGCCCGTCCTCGGTGGACTGGGCCGTCCAACAGGGCGCGGAGCGATGGGGCGTCACCGTCCTCCAGGCCGACGACGAGATGGACGGCGGCGACATCTGGGCGACGGCCGACTGCCCGGTCCCGGATGTCGGCAAGAGCGACCTGTACCGCAACGAGATCGCCGACGCGGCGATCGAGGCGCTGCTGACCGCCGTCGCCCGCTTCGCCGTCGGCACCCACCGCCCGGAACCGCAGCGCACCCTCCCCGCGGACCGGCTCCTCGGCCGCCCCCGGCCGCGACTCCGCCAGGAGGACCGCCGCATCGACTGGGCCACGGACCCCACCGAGACCGTGCTGCGCACCCTCCGGGCCGCCGACTCCCGCCCCGGCGTCCGGGACGAACTCCTCGGCGGGACCTGGTTCCTGCACGGCGGCCACCCCGAGGACACCCTCACCGGGCGCCCCGGCGCACTGCTCGCCACCCGCAACGGCGCGGTCTGCCGGGCCACCGCCGACGGCGCGGTGTGGATCCCCGAACTCCGCCCGGCCCGCACCCCGGGCGGACCCGCTGCCGTCAAGCTGCCCGCCACCCTGGCGCTCGGCGACCGCCTCCCGCCGCTACCCGAGATCCCCGCCCCCCTGGAGGCGGCCGACGGCGCCCCGCGCACCTGGAGCGACATCCGCTACCACGAGGACGGACCGGCCGGATTCCTACGGTTCTCCTTCCCCGGCGGCGCGATGAGCACCGACCACTGCCGGCGACTGCTGGCCGCCTACCGCCACGCCTGCACCCGGCCCACCTCCGTCCTGGTCCTGGGCGGGCAGCGGGACTTCTTCTCCAACGGCATCCACCTCAACGTCATCGAGGCCGCCGCCGACCCCGCCGCGGAATCCTGGGCCAACATCAACGCCATCGACGACCTCGTCGAGGCCGTGCTGACCACCACCGACCGGCTGGTGGTCGCCGCCCTCGGCGGCAACGCGGCGGCCGGCGGCGCGATGCTGGCGCTCGCCGCCGACGAGGTCTGGTGCCGCTTCGCCGCCGTCCTCAACCCCCACTACCGGCTGATGGGGCTCCACGGCTCGGAATACTGGACGTACACCCTGCCGCGCAGGGTCGGCCCGGAAACCGCCGCGCACATGAGGGACCGTGCCCTGCCGATCACCGCGGCGCACGGCCAGCGGCTCGGCCTGGTCGACCGGATCGTCGACTGCACCGCGCAGGAATTCGGCGACCACACCGGACGGCTCGCCCGCCGGCTCGCCGATTCCCCCGGCGTCCAGTCCCGGATCGCCGCCAAGAAGGCCCGCCGGGAGAGCGACGAGGCGCGGCGCCCGCTCGCCGCCCATCGCGACGACGAACTGGCCCGAATGCGGCGCACCTTCTTCGACCCGGACGCCCCCTATCACGCCCTGCGCCGCGCCTTCGTCCGCAAGGAAGGCCCCTGCGGCACCCCGGCACATCTGAACGCCGGTGCCCCGGGGGCGAGCGCGATGCCGGGAGCCCATGACTGA
- the murJ gene encoding murein biosynthesis integral membrane protein MurJ → MAAPSEESNGAGGLPSRLPDDTLPLRVSTARDPAPAATSEPEPKGGGSRLAKSSALMAAGTIVSRITGFLRTLVMAAAIGVGTLNDSYQVANVLPTMIYVLVGGGALNAVFVPQLVRAMKNDEDGGESYANRLLTLVVIVLAGATTLCVLAAPLLVRVMSPDIAADPQRMALTVAFARYCLPTMFFMGIHVILGQILNARGRFGAMMWTPVLNNVVIIASFAAFIWAFGGFTDSGVSPATITPEGVRLLGLGTLLGLAVQALAMLPYLRDAGVRIRPRFDFRGHGLGRAAGLAKWTLLFVLANQLGLIVVTELATKAGAAAERAGHPGSGITAYNFAYQIWQMPQAIITVSVMTAVLPRISRAALDGDAAAVRDDISYGLRTSAVAVVPCAFAFLALGMPMATLLYASSGTEGAQGIGRALMAFGLGLIPYSAQYVVLRGFYAYEDTRTPFYNTLVVAAVNAAASAACFVLLPAHWAVAGMAASYGLGFAVGIAVAWRRLRKRLDGDLDGPRVLRTYVRLCTAAAPAALAGGAASTALLHALGTGALASLVALLAGAVLLLGLFLALARLLKLPELDALFAMLRSRLGR, encoded by the coding sequence ATGGCCGCGCCGAGTGAAGAGTCCAACGGGGCGGGAGGGCTGCCCAGCCGACTGCCGGACGACACCCTCCCCCTGCGCGTCTCCACCGCGCGGGACCCCGCACCTGCCGCGACGTCCGAACCCGAACCGAAGGGCGGCGGCTCCCGGCTGGCCAAGTCCAGTGCGCTGATGGCCGCGGGCACCATCGTGTCGCGGATCACGGGCTTCCTGCGCACGCTCGTCATGGCGGCCGCGATCGGCGTCGGCACGCTCAACGACTCCTATCAAGTCGCCAACGTCCTGCCCACGATGATCTATGTGCTGGTCGGCGGCGGCGCGCTGAACGCGGTGTTCGTCCCCCAGCTCGTGCGCGCCATGAAGAACGACGAGGACGGCGGCGAGTCGTACGCCAACCGCCTGCTCACCCTCGTCGTCATCGTCCTCGCCGGTGCCACGACGCTCTGCGTCCTGGCCGCGCCGCTGCTGGTCCGCGTGATGTCCCCGGACATCGCCGCCGACCCGCAACGCATGGCCCTGACCGTGGCCTTCGCCCGCTACTGCCTGCCGACGATGTTCTTCATGGGGATCCACGTCATCCTCGGGCAGATCCTCAACGCGCGCGGCCGGTTCGGCGCCATGATGTGGACCCCCGTCCTCAACAACGTCGTCATCATCGCCTCCTTCGCCGCCTTCATCTGGGCCTTCGGCGGCTTCACCGACTCCGGCGTGAGCCCGGCGACCATCACCCCCGAAGGCGTCCGGCTGCTGGGCCTGGGCACCCTGCTCGGGCTGGCCGTCCAGGCGTTGGCCATGCTGCCGTATCTGCGCGACGCCGGCGTCCGGATCCGTCCCCGCTTCGACTTCCGCGGTCACGGTCTGGGCAGGGCCGCCGGCCTGGCCAAGTGGACGCTGCTGTTCGTGCTCGCCAACCAGCTCGGCCTGATCGTCGTCACCGAACTCGCCACCAAGGCCGGCGCCGCCGCCGAGCGCGCCGGCCACCCCGGCTCCGGCATCACCGCGTACAACTTCGCCTACCAGATCTGGCAGATGCCGCAGGCCATCATCACCGTCTCGGTCATGACCGCCGTGCTGCCGCGGATCTCCCGCGCCGCCCTGGACGGCGACGCCGCGGCCGTCCGCGACGACATCTCCTACGGCCTGCGCACCTCGGCCGTCGCCGTCGTGCCGTGCGCCTTCGCATTCCTGGCCCTGGGCATGCCGATGGCCACGCTGCTCTACGCCAGTTCGGGAACCGAGGGCGCACAGGGCATCGGCCGCGCCCTGATGGCCTTCGGCCTGGGCCTCATCCCCTACTCCGCGCAGTACGTCGTGCTGCGCGGCTTCTACGCCTACGAGGACACCCGCACGCCCTTCTACAACACCCTGGTCGTCGCCGCCGTCAACGCCGCCGCGTCCGCGGCGTGCTTCGTCCTCCTCCCCGCGCACTGGGCGGTGGCCGGCATGGCCGCCTCCTACGGCCTGGGCTTCGCCGTCGGCATCGCGGTCGCCTGGCGCCGGCTGCGCAAGCGCCTGGACGGCGACCTCGACGGCCCCCGTGTGCTGCGCACCTATGTGCGCCTGTGCACCGCCGCCGCCCCCGCCGCGCTCGCCGGCGGAGCCGCCTCGACGGCCCTGCTGCACGCCCTGGGCACCGGCGCGCTGGCCTCCCTGGTCGCGCTGCTCGCCGGCGCCGTACTCCTGCTGGGCCTCTTCCTGGCCCTCGCCCGCCTCCTCAAACTCCCCGAGCTCGACGCCCTGTTCGCCATGCTCCGCAGCCGGCTCGGCCGCTGA
- a CDS encoding mycothiol transferase, with amino-acid sequence MATLSVHDNRTHRSAPTGTTGATAFAAWQEEVAHSRRIERAAESLDLTAYQPRWGEHVSLRLIMLHMIHEYARHNGHADSLREGVDGTVGP; translated from the coding sequence CTGGCTACCCTCTCCGTACATGACAACCGAACGCATCGATCCGCCCCGACAGGGACCACCGGCGCGACGGCCTTCGCCGCCTGGCAGGAAGAAGTGGCGCACTCCCGGCGCATCGAGAGGGCGGCCGAGTCGCTGGACCTCACCGCCTACCAGCCCCGGTGGGGCGAACACGTCTCGCTCCGGCTGATCATGCTGCACATGATCCACGAGTACGCCCGGCACAACGGCCACGCCGACTCCCTCCGCGAGGGCGTGGACGGCACCGTCGGCCCCTGA
- a CDS encoding amino acid permease, with protein sequence MGYPRKLTRRFRAFDNFAISFTIINIISGIFSSFGFGLNAGGPRILVFGWIGVSVMVLFVGAAMGEIASAYPTSGALYFSAGKLAKRHQGAWSWYTGWLNFVGQVGGTAATNFAAATFIQAFIAMQWPSYQPTAPQTVGITAAILLVQALANTYTVRLVAVLNRISVWWLLIGMVVIVAALALIPTHHQEPSFATHFVNNTGFTNALYGGMLGLLVTSWTFTGFDGSFHMSEETVKATVNAPRGIMRAITCSALTGLVLMLALVYAIRDYRGAAADDAPPVRILIDALGVHSAKFLLLIVIGAMLFCGLANMTSNTRQIFAFSRDGAMPGSRWWHSVSDRTRTPVKAVWLAAVCSLLLVVPGWWSHTAFTAVVSINVVGLFLSYGVPIFLRLRLDDFQAGPWNLGRYGKPVAAIAVIWIALSNILFMLPQQYPVTPESFNYAPIALAVVLVIATVWWFATARRRFQGPVSYGSPDEVAAMDLI encoded by the coding sequence ATGGGCTATCCGCGCAAACTCACCCGCAGATTTCGCGCCTTTGACAATTTCGCCATCTCCTTCACCATCATCAACATCATTTCCGGCATCTTCTCCTCCTTCGGCTTCGGCCTGAACGCCGGCGGACCGCGGATCCTGGTATTCGGCTGGATCGGCGTCTCCGTCATGGTGTTGTTCGTCGGAGCCGCCATGGGCGAGATCGCCTCCGCGTACCCGACCAGCGGCGCGCTCTACTTCTCCGCGGGCAAGCTCGCCAAGCGCCACCAGGGCGCCTGGTCCTGGTACACCGGCTGGCTCAACTTCGTCGGCCAGGTGGGCGGCACCGCCGCCACCAACTTCGCCGCCGCCACCTTCATCCAGGCGTTCATCGCCATGCAATGGCCGTCCTATCAGCCCACCGCACCGCAGACGGTCGGCATCACCGCGGCGATTTTGCTGGTGCAAGCGTTGGCGAACACCTACACCGTCCGACTGGTCGCCGTGCTCAACCGGATTTCCGTGTGGTGGCTGCTGATCGGCATGGTGGTCATCGTCGCCGCCCTCGCGCTGATTCCGACACACCATCAAGAGCCGTCCTTCGCCACCCACTTCGTCAACAACACCGGCTTCACCAACGCCCTTTACGGCGGAATGCTCGGTCTGCTCGTCACCAGCTGGACGTTCACCGGCTTCGACGGCAGTTTCCACATGTCCGAAGAAACGGTGAAGGCCACCGTCAATGCCCCGCGCGGGATCATGCGGGCGATCACCTGCTCCGCGCTCACCGGACTGGTCCTCATGCTCGCTCTGGTGTACGCCATCCGCGACTATCGCGGCGCCGCGGCGGACGACGCCCCGCCGGTACGGATTCTCATCGACGCGCTCGGCGTGCACTCCGCGAAGTTCCTGCTGCTGATCGTCATCGGCGCCATGCTCTTCTGCGGACTCGCCAACATGACCAGCAACACCCGGCAGATCTTCGCCTTCTCCCGCGACGGCGCGATGCCCGGCTCCCGTTGGTGGCACTCGGTCTCCGACCGCACCCGCACCCCCGTCAAGGCCGTCTGGCTCGCCGCCGTCTGCTCGCTGCTCCTGGTCGTCCCCGGCTGGTGGTCGCACACCGCCTTCACCGCGGTCGTCAGCATCAACGTGGTGGGCCTCTTCCTCTCCTACGGCGTGCCCATCTTCCTCCGCCTGCGGCTCGACGACTTCCAGGCCGGACCGTGGAACCTCGGCCGCTACGGCAAGCCCGTCGCCGCGATCGCCGTGATCTGGATCGCCCTGAGCAACATCCTCTTCATGCTGCCGCAGCAGTACCCGGTCACCCCGGAGTCCTTCAACTACGCGCCGATCGCACTGGCGGTGGTCCTGGTGATCGCCACGGTCTGGTGGTTCGCCACCGCCCGCCGCCGCTTCCAGGGGCCGGTCAGCTACGGCAGCCCCGACGAGGTCGCGGCCATGGACCTGATCTGA
- a CDS encoding VOC family protein, whose protein sequence is MPSPRPAAPVRGAPCWVSLMTSDLPSAHRFYGSVLGWRFRSASLGEEFSVALLDGEPVAGIGALAPSFQVPVAWTAYFAVADGDDTAARIRERGATVAVGPLKLGPGRAALAADRDGATFGFWEGQTLAWSVGTGHAPAMLELRTRDAFAAAIFYAEVFDWASEKPGGCQVTYEHDQVIVHDGTHVVAALRGGAVEAAPDPRVRPQWHVHFRVPDVAAVTEAAVDAGGTITPVTATWDGNGSQAMVRDPDGGLFTVTGPGPPP, encoded by the coding sequence ATGCCGTCCCCACGTCCGGCCGCTCCGGTACGCGGCGCGCCCTGCTGGGTGAGCCTGATGACCAGCGACCTGCCCTCCGCGCACCGCTTCTACGGTTCCGTGCTCGGCTGGCGGTTCCGGTCGGCCAGTCTCGGCGAGGAGTTCTCGGTCGCGCTGCTCGACGGGGAGCCGGTCGCCGGTATCGGCGCGCTGGCACCGAGCTTCCAGGTGCCGGTGGCCTGGACCGCGTACTTCGCGGTGGCCGACGGCGACGACACCGCGGCCCGGATCCGTGAGCGCGGCGCCACGGTCGCCGTCGGGCCGCTCAAGCTCGGCCCGGGGCGGGCCGCCCTCGCCGCGGACCGGGACGGCGCCACCTTCGGCTTCTGGGAGGGGCAGACGCTGGCCTGGTCGGTGGGGACGGGCCACGCCCCGGCGATGCTGGAGCTGCGGACCAGGGACGCGTTCGCCGCGGCCATCTTCTACGCCGAGGTCTTCGACTGGGCGTCGGAGAAGCCCGGCGGCTGCCAGGTGACGTACGAGCACGACCAGGTGATCGTGCACGACGGGACGCACGTGGTGGCGGCGCTGCGCGGCGGCGCCGTGGAGGCGGCCCCGGACCCCCGGGTGCGGCCGCAGTGGCACGTGCACTTCCGGGTGCCGGACGTCGCGGCGGTGACCGAGGCCGCGGTGGACGCCGGCGGGACCATCACGCCGGTGACCGCGACGTGGGACGGGAACGGGAGCCAGGCGATGGTGCGCGACCCCGACGGCGGGTTGTTCACCGTGACGGGGCCGGGGCCGCCGCCCTGA
- a CDS encoding winged helix-turn-helix domain-containing protein, which yields MSVHRLTSDKLHIILAPPCAGPTAPVAGAQPSAGEFAPDPIQIDTAARTVSIDGRQIDIPRLEFDLLAHLVLHPRRAFTRQQLMAAVWPDCRSSDRTVDVHIARLRRRLGPGRRKLITTVFGIGYKYLPTP from the coding sequence GTGTCGGTTCACCGACTGACCTCGGACAAGCTGCACATCATCCTCGCCCCGCCGTGCGCCGGACCGACCGCACCGGTCGCCGGTGCGCAGCCGTCGGCCGGCGAGTTCGCGCCCGACCCGATCCAGATCGACACCGCGGCACGCACCGTCTCCATCGACGGCCGTCAGATCGACATCCCCCGGCTGGAGTTCGACCTGCTGGCCCACCTGGTGCTGCACCCGCGGCGGGCCTTCACCCGGCAGCAGCTGATGGCCGCGGTCTGGCCGGACTGCCGGTCCAGCGACCGCACGGTGGACGTGCACATCGCCCGGCTGCGCCGGCGGCTGGGCCCGGGGCGGCGCAAGCTGATCACCACCGTCTTCGGCATCGGCTACAAGTACCTGCCGACGCCGTGA